The sequence below is a genomic window from Primulina huaijiensis isolate GDHJ02 unplaced genomic scaffold, ASM1229523v2 scaffold6295, whole genome shotgun sequence.
CATAGATGGAAAGATACAGAAATATCTCGTCTCAGTATCGTATATGTCTGTGAATATATAACTCCTGAATAGAAAAACCAACGTTTTAACTCAAAGAAGATCATGGGAATATTCGTGTCAATAATTGAAAATCCTTCCATTTCTAATAAAATAAGTTCATCCATGCGGTAGCGTAGTGAATGCCaataataatctttattttaccCCGGTTTGTACGTTGAATCAAACTtattatataatgaaaaattaagaaaaaaattaaaaattaaagtttaTCAAGAACCAGTACTAGATCTCTACACATCACCTAAAAGATTAAAAAGCATTCGATTTTCCTTTGGTTTTCTATGTCTTGTGTCAAACACATGCACATGTACTTTAAAAAAATGGGAAAATTTGAAACCCACTTGGAGTTGTTTATGTAAGCAGGCCAATTTTGAAAAAGTACTAGACCAAAGCATAGGAAACAACATAAAATTAGAGAGTAAAGTAAAACAGTCTGAATCCTCACATCCCCTAATTTACAAATATAACAATGAAATAAACATTCAAGGAAAAAACACATGCCTCGAAAAAGACCCGTCACAATTTTAGAACCATATAAAATCACACATTGCACATGAGGTAGTTCATAGCATCAGCGGTCTCGGAGTGTCTTCTCCCACAAAAGAAATGGAAACTATGTACCTCCGAATTGAAAGGGCATGCTACCTACAAAGCAACGTCTCTCGTGTCTCATTTCCTGTTACTGGATTTACCctatcaagaaaacatgaaaaCCACTTCAGTCAAACACGCGCCTTGCTGTACAAAAGAGTAATGGCAAGAGCCACTGATGAATCGTTACCCGTCCGCAACTTTACATAGGTACTCTCGTTGGTCGTCTCTTAATGGAACATCAGTAAAATCTGATAGGTACCAAACACAACACAACAATTATCAGAGAGATCCAGGAAAAAAATGTGATGAAGGGTTTGTTCTATGCTATCCCCACGCTGAGAATATTGAATAGTCGGAGCATTGATTAGAAAAGATGATATTGGAGAttagaattaaaaataatggaAATAGGAACGAGAGTTCCCGACCATGAAATTACATTCCAAATATATCAAGCTTGGAAGCAAACAGAGTTCATCAGTTTCACATGGGAGAATGAATATGGTCATAAAAAAAAGGGCTGAATAAAGTTGTGGTACAAGAATATACAAGCAAAACTGAACTTGTACTTAGAAAAATAACAGCATCTACAAATGCCAAAAACACACGTTATGTATCAAATTTATCAAATCAACTTACGGTTTATGTTTCTCATATACCTGCACCTGTGATGGTTGAACCTTTGAAAGATGTATTTCCCGTTGCAAGAGCTCCTTCCAAGTTAGCATTGCTCAAATTGGCCTATGTTTACATGATTTCATATCATACGAAGTCACTTGAACGTGCAGCATTATATTTTGCAAGCAAGAAATTGCATTCTCCTCAGAAAGTAGAttctttaataataatttctctaaTGCAATCAAGCACTAAGAAAAGTCTATATGTTTGCTCTAACAATCAATGTGCATATTTTGGTGAGGAGATGGTTCAAAGTTGTAGATGCACCTCTCTACAGTTTTTTAAAAAGTGTTAAAGAAAATCCAAATAGATTTTGCTGTTGACTTTAAATCTGCATCTTTCAAAACTTTCGCCCTATCGTCTTCATGTCTGTCACTAGAAAGGGCCTATGGTTCATGCAGCATGTGATATGGCttaacaaaatgaattatttcACCCTCCTTTTAATACATAAGTATTGGTTGGTAAAATAAATCTTTACATATTCAAACATGCTGATGTTGAAACAAAACACCGAGGAGAAAAGCATAAAAAAGAATTCTTCTGCAAAGAGTATATAGCACCTTGGTCACATTGGCTAAAGAGAAATCTGCACCTCTAAGGTCAGAATCAGAAAGATCAGCGCCTGAGACAtcagaaaaacaaagttaataataaaatcaaaactATGTCAATAAGAAAATGAAGCCAGAACTAATATGCTTGGTGCAAATCAAACACCTTTGCAAACTTGACTGGTGAAGTCTATTCGGGAAACAGTTGGTAGCGGTTGTTTGTGTCATTTCGTGTACCTTATGTTTCATTCCTATTATACTGGTTTGCACCTATAGTGTTGCAGTTGTGGCATTGACAGAGGAGAGTATGGAACCAACTCTACCAAGACGAAATGTATAGAAACCTTGGTTTTTAACTTCGCTTCAATACAAGGTCTCATGACTCTCATCAACTTTTTTAAAGAAATGCTGATTCAGAATTTTTCAGCAGTCctattttatgtttaatatcAGTGATACTACCTGCTAAGTAGATAACCAACATAAGCTAATGAGTGTATCAGGCCCATCACTTGACACATTTACACTTGAAAAACATCAAGGATCATAACAAAGGAACTACCTGTCAAATCCGCATCAAAGAAGCTTGCTCCTAATAATTTGGCACCTTTGAAATTTGCCTGTCGCAGTATTGACTGGAACAAAAATACCAAATTAACTCAACCAAGCATTGATCTCTTGTTCAAGCATAAACAAGATGATCAAAACGCATGACAACACAAGCGATGATCGTTCCTAAAATTCACGATCACagataaaaacaattttatgtGATGCATACCGTCTTGAAATCTTGCTTGATTAAATCTTTCCCGCTAAAATCTTTCCCGCTGAGATCTTGTCCCCTAGTTACTCCAGCACCATAAGGGCCTCCCCCCTTTTCCCCACATCAGTCATAGACGAGTCATATCAGCAAACCATCAACTTATACAGCACACAACATTCAATGATGAAATTCAAATCCAACTTTCCCTGTAGATAAATCATTACCTTAAATGCAA
It includes:
- the LOC140970482 gene encoding thylakoid lumenal 15 kDa protein 1, chloroplastic: MAVLNICLCAKVPTISNPVRTSFLQQNSTQPLVPSISVSGHHAPKGIETRALWESISKVSLIAILSTSIVLASNPALAFKGGGPYGAGVTRGQDLSGKDFSGKDLIKQDFKTSILRQANFKGAKLLGASFFDADLTGADLSDSDLRGADFSLANVTKANLSNANLEGALATGNTSFKGSTITGADFTDVPLRDDQREYLCKVADGVNPVTGNETRETLLCR